CGTCGGATGGGTCGAGCGTGGCGGCGAGGTCGTTGGAAGGCGTGTTCATGACAGGATCATCCGGTCGAGGACGGCAAGAAGCGGCGCCATGAAGCGGCGCACCGCCGCATCCGCTTGGTCGGGATCGCCGGTTTCGATGGCGTCGACAATATCGGCATGCGCCTGCATATCCGGTTCGGGAATATCCTTGCCGAGCGTCGCCGCGATGGTGTCGGCGATCGAGGCCGAGAAGAAATCGTAGATCTCGATCATCGCCCGATTGCCGGAAGCGGCGATGACGGCCTTGTGGAAGGCAAGGTCGCGTTCGATGAAGGCAGCCTGATCGCCGCCGTCGTAACTGCCGCGTTCGGCAAGCAGTCGGCGAAGCCCGGCCACCGTCTCCGGGCTCTTGCGGATCGCCGTCAGCCGGGCCGCCTCGACGTCGAGCGCCAGGCGCGCCTCGAACTGGTCGCGCAGGCTGGCGCGCCGGGCCATGGTCAGCGGCCGGCCGGCATCGCTGGTCGCGCGCACATAGGTTCCCGAACCCTGCCGGGTTTCGAGATAACCCTGGGAGACGAGAACCCGCACCGCCTCGCGCACCGTGCCGCGGCTCACCGAGAGCATGGCCGACAGCGAGGCCTCGTTCGGCAATTTTTCCCCGACCGCCCAGCGTTTGCCGAGGATATCGCTGCGGATCGCCTCGATGGCCTCATCGGCGAGATTGGTCCTGCTGATTGCGCGCATCGCACTACTCATAAAGTCATCAGATGACTTTATGAGTAGTGCGATTTCGATGATCCGTCAACGGTCCTGAAATCAAGGCAATAAAAAAGGGCCGCCTCGGCGACCCTTTCCATGAGTTTGGCCTCAAACTGGCCTGGACTGTCTATGCAGCCCCAGGAAGGCGGGAATTACAGCGAGGGCTGCCTCGCTTTCATTACCTCTCCCATGCCCGCTACGAGGTCCGAAATCTCATTAGACATTGGATCACCTTCCTTTCGTTCTGTTGCTGATAGATCGAAGGTAGGCCGATTCGTTTCAGATGCAAGAAAAAATCCGTGCAACGCGTTGCCGCAAGGCGGCCCGGCTGTTCACAAAAGGACACAGACTATCGCCGAATTTGAAGATGCCGGCGTCATGAATCCGTCATCTTGCGCTTGCAAATCGGCGGCGCGTTAAGCTGTTATTAGCCGCGACGACAGACAATTTCAGCATGCCCGCCGGTGCGGCGGCGGGTTCCGGAGCAAGAAAGCCATGTGTCGCTGGGCAGCCTATCGCGGAGACCCTCTTTATCTCGAGGAGCTGGTATCCTCGCCCGCCCATTCGCTGATCGAGCAGTCCCATTGCGCCACCCGCGCCAAGACGGCGACCAATGGCGATGGCTTCGGCATCGCCTGGTATGGTGACCGGCCCGAGCCCGGCCGCTACCGCGATATCCTGCCGGCCTGGTCGGATTGCAATCTGAAGAGCCTGGCGCGGCAGATCCGCTCGCCGCTCTTCCTCGCCCATGTCCGCGCCGCCACCGGTGGCGGCACGCGCCGCGACAATTGCCACCCCTTCACGCATGACACCTGGTCCTTCATGCACAACGGCCAGATCTCGGGCTTCGAGCGCCTGCGCCGGCCGATGGAGGCGATGCTCGACGACGACTTGTTCAACGCCCGCGGCGGCACGACCGATTCCGAGCTGATGTTCCTGCTGGCGCTGCAATTCGGCCTGCGCGAGGCGCCGATTGCCGCGATGGCCCAGATGGTCGGTTTTGTCGAGGACTTGGCCGAAAGCGTCCTCGGCTCGATCCTGCTGCGCTTTACCGCTGCCTTCTCCGACGGCAAGACGCTTTATGCGATCCGCTATGCCACGGATCGCAAGGCGCCGACGCTCTACGCCTCACCTGCAAGCGCCGGTTATTGCCTGGTCTCCGAACCGTTGAACGACGATGTCGATGCCTGGGCTGAAATTCCCGATGGCAGCGCCGTCACCGTCGGCAAGGATGGCGTCGAGGTCGTCGATTTCCGGCCGGAAAAGCGGGGCGCCGCCAAGCCGCAGCGGGTGGCTATTCCTGCATAAAGCGCGCGGCGATCAGCGCCGCCAGCCTGTCGGCAACCTCTTCCTTGGCGAGATCCGGCCATTGCTCGACGCCGTCGCGGCGAATGAGTTTGACGCTGTTGCGGCCGCCGCCCATGATGCCGGTGGCGGGCGAGACGTCATTGGCGACGATCATGTCGGCGCCCTTCCGCTCGAGTTTCGCCTTCGCATTGCTTTCCACGTCCTGCGTCTCGGCGGCAAAGCCGATCACCAGCTTCGGCCGCATCGTATGATGTCCCAGAGTCTTGAGGATGTCGGGGTTCTCGGTCAGCGCCAGCGTCGGAATGGATTCGCCCGGATGTTTCTTCAGCTTCTGGTCGGCGGCCGAGGCCACCCGCCAGTCGGCCACCGCCGCGACCATGACGGCGATATCGGCCGGCAGTGCCGCCAGCACGGCGTCGCGCATTTCCTCCGCCCGTTCGACATGCACGGTGTTGACGCCGACAGGATCGGCGATGGTCACTGGCCCCGAGACCAGCGTCACCTCGGCTCCCAGTTTGGCAAGGGCAGCGGCGATCGCATGGCCCTGCCGGCCGGAAGAGCGGTTGGCGATATAGCGCACCGGGTCGATCGGCTCATGCGTCGGGCCTGAGGTGACGATCGCCTTGCGCCCTTTGAGCGGCTTCTCTCCCTCATCGAGCATGGTTTCGGCGGCCGCGACGATCTCCAGCGGCTCCGCCATCCGGCCGAGCCCGGCCTCGCGGCTCTCGGCCATCTCGCCGGCCATCGGCCCGACGAAGCGGACGCCGTCTGCCCTCAGCAGCGCCGCATTGCGCCGCGTCGCCGGATGCGCCCACATGCTGGGGTTCATCGCCGGTGCGGCGAGCACCGGCCTCTCCGTCGCCAAAAGCACGGTCGAGGCGAGATCGTCGGCAAGCCCGTTCGCCATCTTCGCCATCAGGTCGGCGGTGGCAGGGGCAATCAGCACGAGGTCGCAGTCGCGCGCCAGCCTGATATGGCCGACATCCTGTTCATCTTCGCGCGAAAACAGATCGAGGAAAACATGGTCCGCCGCCAGCGCGCCGACGGCCAGCGGCGTGACGAATTCCTGGGCGCCTTTGGTCATCACCGGGCGCACGCTGGCGCCGCGCTCGCGCAGCCGGCGGATCAGATCCAGGCTCTTATAGGCGGCGATGCCGCCGGAGATGATGAGGAGGATGCGTTTGCCGCTGAGAGCCATGGCTTTCTTCCCGTCGCCTTATTGACCGGCCCCGACCCTAAGCCTTTGGTGAAGAACATGCAATCGCGCCGGCGACATGCGCTCGCCCCGCCTGGTCTGGCCGGTTGCCGCGGCCGGCGGATTGGAGAGAGATCACCAACCCGCCGGCTATAATCATGTCGCGTCGTCTCAGCTGCGGGTGATCGAAATGCCGCCGTCGACCAGCGAAGCCGTGCCGGTGACGAAGCTCGCATCGTCGGAGGCGAGGTAGAGAACCGAGCGGGCAATCTCGTCCGGCGTCGCGACACGCTTCAGCGCATGCATACTGCTGAGGGCAGCCTGCTTCTCCGCCGTATCGTTCATGTCCCGATACATGTCGGTATCGACCGCGCCCGGCAGGACAGCGTTGATGCGCACACCCTGCGGCCCGAATTCGGCGGCCAGCGCCTGCGTCAGGCCGATCAGGCCGGATTTGCTGGCGGCATAGGCGGCGACGCCCGGAAAGGCGAAGCTGTAGCCGACGAAGGTCGAGGTGAAGATCACCGAGCCGCCGCCATTACCGGCCATCGCGCCGATCTGATGTTTGGCCGCGAGGAAGGACGCCGTGAGATTGACATCAAGCGCCTCGCTGAAGCCTGCTTCCGAAACACCGGTGCTTGGGCCAGCCTCGCCGATGATGCCGGCATTGTTGAAGGCGATGTCGAGCTTGCCGTAATGGGTCACGGCCGCGGCGACCAGCGCCTTGTGGTAATCTTCGGAGCGGACATCGCCGGCAACAGCAATGGCGTCGCCGCCCTCTGCCTTGATTTCCGCGACGAGGCTGTCGAGTTCGCGCTCGCGGCGGGCGCCGACGACGACCTTGGCGCCTTCGGCGGCAAAGAGTTTTGCTGTGACGCGGCCGATGCCGGAGCTTGCGCCGGTGACGATTGCGACCTTGTTGTTCAAGCGGTTCATGGTTCCATCTCCTGTGTTGGCAGCGAGGCGGCCCCTGCCGTCTCTTCCGTTGAATGGAAGATGGCATTTTCCTTTCGTTCGGATTAGTCTCCAGATTGGGGAATTTGAATTCGGAAAGACCGAACGATGATCAGGATCGAAGGCATTGCGGCTTTCGTCGCGGTGGTGGAGGCCGGCTCGGTCAGTGAGGCGGCCCGGCGGCTGAGGCTCTCCAAATCCGTCGTCAGCGAAAGGCTGGCGGAATTGGAGAAATCGCTGGGCGGCGTCCTGCTGCACCGAACGACGCGCAAGCTGACTTTGACGGAAGACGGTGCGGTCTTCCTGGAGCGGGCCGGGCGCATCGTGCGGGAGATCGACGAGGCCGCGACCGATATGGCCGAGCGGCGCGGCACCCTGTCCGGGCCAATCCGCATCGCCGCGCCGGTCACCTTCGGCCGCATGCATCTCGGCCCGGCGCTCTATCCGTTCCTTGCCGACCATCCCGACATCGAACTGACGCTCGATATCGACGACCGGCGCGTCGATGCCGCCTCGGACGGCTACGATGCCATTATCCGCAACGGCCCGATCGCCGACAGCCGGCTGGTCGCCTGGAAGCTTGCACTAAGTCGCCGCCTGCTCTGCGCGTCTCCGGATTATCTCGCCCGCCAGGGAATGCCGTCGTCGCTTGATGACCTCAACAGCCACCGTGGGATCTTCTACACCAATCGCGGCGTCGCCGACTGGCGCTTCCAGACGCCGGAGGGTGCGGTCGTCGTCCGGGCGCAACTGGCGCTCGGCATCAACAATGGCGACATGCTGCGCGACGCCGCGATCGCCGGCCTCGGCATCGCGCTGTTGCCTTCCTTTATCGCCGGCCCGGCCATCCGCGAGGGCCGGCTTGCCGAAATCGATGTCGGCCACAGGCCGGAGGCCGAATTCATCTATATGGCCCATCCCGGTGGCCGAAACCCCTCGGCCAAGCTGCGCGCCATCGCCGATCATCTGAAGAAGAGCTTCGGCGATCCGCCCTATTGGGATATTGCGGATTAACGCATGAATTCGAAGGCTTCTCAGGATGAAGATATGTTGCCGTCAGCGCATGCCGCAAAGAGCGTGATCGCAGAAGAAAAGCACTACCTGACGCGTGGCACCGGCGCCTATCGCCGCGCCAGCCTGGCGCTTTTCCTCTCCGGCTTTTCCACCTTCTCGCTGCTCTATTGCGTCCAGCCGCTGCTGCCGATCTTCTCACAGGAATTCTCCGTCAGCCCGGCCGAAAGCTCGTTGTCCCTCTCGCTTTCCACCGGTTTTCTGGCAGTCGCCATTGTCTGCGCCGCGGCCGTTCGGAGGGTCTCGGCCGCCGCAGCCTGATGGCGCTGTCGCTGGTCAGCGCCGCCTTGCTGACGATCGCCACCGCCTTTGCCCCGACCTGGCATCTGCTACTGGTCATCCGCGCCCTGCAGGGCCTCGTTCTCGGCGGCGTGCCCGCCGTCGCCATGGCCTATCTCGCTGAGGAAATCGATCCGCGCGGCCTCGGCGCCACCATGGGCCTTTATGTCGGCGGCACGGCCTTCGGCGGCATGTCCGGCCGCGTGCTGACGGGCATCTTCGCCGAATATCTCACATGGCGGCCGGCGCTCTTCCTCATTGGCGCCATCGGCCTTGCCGCCGCAATCGGTTTCATCGCCCTGCTGCCGCCGTCGAAGAATTTCGTCCGACGGCCGGGATTCGATCCGCGCTTTCACGCAAAGGCCTGGCTCAGCCATCTCGAAAATCCGGCGCTGCCCTTCATCTTCGCCATCGCCTTCCTGGCGATGGGCTCCTTCGTGACCATCTACAATTATGCCGGCTTCCGCTTGGTGGCGCCGCCTTACGGCCTCAACCAGACCGAACTCGGCCTGATCTTCACCGTCTATCTCTTCGGCATCGGCGCCTCCTCGATCGGCGGCCTCATCGGAGACCGGATCGGGCATTTCCGCGTGCTGCTCTTCGGTCTCGTGCTGACCGCCGCCGGCAGCGCGCTGACGCTCTTTGCCGCGCTGCCATCCATCATCCTCGGTATAACAGTACTGACGACCGGCTTCTTCATGAGCCATTCCATCGCCAGTGGCCTTGTCGGCAAACTGGCGCGCGGCACCAAAGGGCACGCCTCGTCGCTCTACATGCTCGCCTATTATGTCGGCTCCAGCCTCATGGGCTCGGCCGGCGGCTGGTTCTTCGCGATGGAAGGTTGGGCCGCCGTCGTCCTTTTCACGCTGGCCATGCTGGCAGTGGCCTTCATCTCAGCCTGTGTGGCCCAGCATCTCGCGAGGAGAAAAGCATGATCCGCATAGACCGTCTCGATCATCTCGTGCTGACCGTCGCCGATATCGCAGCCACCTGTGATTTCTATTCCCGCGTCCTTGGCATGTTGGCCGAAACCTTTGCGGACGGCCGAAAGGCGCTAAAATTCGGCAGGCAGAAGATCAACCTGCATCAGGCCGGGCACGAATTCGAACCCAAGGCGAGACATACCACACCCGGCTCCGGCGACCTCTGCTTCATCGCCGAGACACCACTTGCCGACGTTATCGCCCATCTGCAGGCGTCGGGCATTGTGATCGAAGAGGGTCCGGTCGAACGCAGCGGCGCGACCGGGCGCCTGCGCTCGATCTATTTCAGAGATCCCGACGGCAATCTCATCGAAGTTTCGAATCTGATCGATTGATCCTCGATTTGGCCATACAGGCCGCCCGACTCAATCCAGCCGGATATAGGGCACGTCCTTCTTCGCCACCTCGTCCAGCGCCTCCTCGTAGCCAGCATCGGCATACCGCATGACGCCGAGGGCGGTGTCGTTGGTCAGCGCGTGGTCGAGCCGCTCGTCGGCGGCATCGGTGCCGTCGGCGACGACGGTGACGCCGCAGCTCGTCATGTAGCCGGCATAGCCGCCGCCGCCGGAATGGACGACGACGAGATCGGCCATCGACGAGCAGAGCATCATCGCATCGATCAGCGGCCAGTCGGCGATCGCGTCGGAACCGTCCTTCATCCGCTCGGTCATGATATTCGGATGCGCCATGGCGCCGGCGTCGAGATGGTCGCGGGAGAAGGCGACCGGGCCCTTCAGTTCGCCGCTCGCAACCAGCGCGTTGACGCGCCGCGCCAGCATCGTGCGCTCGCCGTGGCCGAGCCAGGCAATGCGGGCCGGCAGCCCCTCGAAGGGAACGTGCTCGCGCGCCAGCCGGATCCAGTTGGTGATGATTTTGTTGTCGGGAAACATCTCGAGCAGCAGGTCGTCGATGCGGGCGATATCGCTTTCCTCGCCTGACAGCGCCATCCAGCGGAACGGCCCGATCGCCCGGGCAAACAGCGGTCTCAGATAGGCTTCGGTGAAGATCGGGATGTCGAAAGCATTGGCGACGCCACCCTCTTTCGCCTGCGTGCGGATGAGATTGCCGTTGTCGAAAACCTCCGAGCCGCGCTTCTGGAACTCCAGCATCGCCGTCACATGCTCGACGATCGAGGCGCGGCTTGCCGCCATCAATTGCCCTTGGCCGTCGTCGCGCAATCCCCTGACCTGATCGAGGTCCATGCCTTTCGGCACATAGCCGTAAACGAGGTCGTGGGCCGAAGTCTGGTCGGTGACGATATCGGGCACGATGCCGCGGCGGGCGATTTCGGGATAGACCTCGGCCGCATTGCCGACGAGCCCGACGGACAGCGCCCGCTTCTCTTTCACCGCCGCATCGATCATCTCAAGGGCGGTATCGAGATCGGGCGCGATCTCCTGGAGATAACCGATCTGCTGGCGCTTGCGGGCGCGTTCCGGATCGATGTCGACGCAGAGGATGGCAGCACCCGCCATGCGGCCGGCGAGCGGCTGCGCCCCGCCCATGCCGCCGAGCCCGGCCGTCAGCACGAAGCGGCCGGCGAGATCGCCGCCGAAGCGCCGTTCGGCAATGCGCATGAAGATCTCGTAGGTCCCCTGGATGACGCC
This Rhizobium acidisoli DNA region includes the following protein-coding sequences:
- the coaBC gene encoding bifunctional phosphopantothenoylcysteine decarboxylase/phosphopantothenate--cysteine ligase CoaBC, with protein sequence MALSGKRILLIISGGIAAYKSLDLIRRLRERGASVRPVMTKGAQEFVTPLAVGALAADHVFLDLFSREDEQDVGHIRLARDCDLVLIAPATADLMAKMANGLADDLASTVLLATERPVLAAPAMNPSMWAHPATRRNAALLRADGVRFVGPMAGEMAESREAGLGRMAEPLEIVAAAETMLDEGEKPLKGRKAIVTSGPTHEPIDPVRYIANRSSGRQGHAIAAALAKLGAEVTLVSGPVTIADPVGVNTVHVERAEEMRDAVLAALPADIAVMVAAVADWRVASAADQKLKKHPGESIPTLALTENPDILKTLGHHTMRPKLVIGFAAETQDVESNAKAKLERKGADMIVANDVSPATGIMGGGRNSVKLIRRDGVEQWPDLAKEEVADRLAALIAARFMQE
- a CDS encoding SDR family oxidoreductase — encoded protein: MNRLNNKVAIVTGASSGIGRVTAKLFAAEGAKVVVGARRERELDSLVAEIKAEGGDAIAVAGDVRSEDYHKALVAAAVTHYGKLDIAFNNAGIIGEAGPSTGVSEAGFSEALDVNLTASFLAAKHQIGAMAGNGGGSVIFTSTFVGYSFAFPGVAAYAASKSGLIGLTQALAAEFGPQGVRINAVLPGAVDTDMYRDMNDTAEKQAALSSMHALKRVATPDEIARSVLYLASDDASFVTGTASLVDGGISITRS
- a CDS encoding class II glutamine amidotransferase, yielding MCRWAAYRGDPLYLEELVSSPAHSLIEQSHCATRAKTATNGDGFGIAWYGDRPEPGRYRDILPAWSDCNLKSLARQIRSPLFLAHVRAATGGGTRRDNCHPFTHDTWSFMHNGQISGFERLRRPMEAMLDDDLFNARGGTTDSELMFLLALQFGLREAPIAAMAQMVGFVEDLAESVLGSILLRFTAAFSDGKTLYAIRYATDRKAPTLYASPASAGYCLVSEPLNDDVDAWAEIPDGSAVTVGKDGVEVVDFRPEKRGAAKPQRVAIPA
- a CDS encoding VOC family protein, with amino-acid sequence MIRIDRLDHLVLTVADIAATCDFYSRVLGMLAETFADGRKALKFGRQKINLHQAGHEFEPKARHTTPGSGDLCFIAETPLADVIAHLQASGIVIEEGPVERSGATGRLRSIYFRDPDGNLIEVSNLID
- a CDS encoding LysR family transcriptional regulator; translated protein: MIRIEGIAAFVAVVEAGSVSEAARRLRLSKSVVSERLAELEKSLGGVLLHRTTRKLTLTEDGAVFLERAGRIVREIDEAATDMAERRGTLSGPIRIAAPVTFGRMHLGPALYPFLADHPDIELTLDIDDRRVDAASDGYDAIIRNGPIADSRLVAWKLALSRRLLCASPDYLARQGMPSSLDDLNSHRGIFYTNRGVADWRFQTPEGAVVVRAQLALGINNGDMLRDAAIAGLGIALLPSFIAGPAIREGRLAEIDVGHRPEAEFIYMAHPGGRNPSAKLRAIADHLKKSFGDPPYWDIAD
- a CDS encoding FadR/GntR family transcriptional regulator, yielding MRAISRTNLADEAIEAIRSDILGKRWAVGEKLPNEASLSAMLSVSRGTVREAVRVLVSQGYLETRQGSGTYVRATSDAGRPLTMARRASLRDQFEARLALDVEAARLTAIRKSPETVAGLRRLLAERGSYDGGDQAAFIERDLAFHKAVIAASGNRAMIEIYDFFSASIADTIAATLGKDIPEPDMQAHADIVDAIETGDPDQADAAVRRFMAPLLAVLDRMILS
- a CDS encoding urocanate hydratase, yielding MPKANPRHPKFPIPGGPELRAKGWRQEALLRLLENVLSVGEDPDNLIVYAALGKAARNWAAHKGIVKALTEMEEDQTLLIQSGKPIGLVRTHAKAPLVIMANCNIVGQWAKAEVFYELQRKGLICWGGLTAGAWQYIGSQGVIQGTYEIFMRIAERRFGGDLAGRFVLTAGLGGMGGAQPLAGRMAGAAILCVDIDPERARKRQQIGYLQEIAPDLDTALEMIDAAVKEKRALSVGLVGNAAEVYPEIARRGIVPDIVTDQTSAHDLVYGYVPKGMDLDQVRGLRDDGQGQLMAASRASIVEHVTAMLEFQKRGSEVFDNGNLIRTQAKEGGVANAFDIPIFTEAYLRPLFARAIGPFRWMALSGEESDIARIDDLLLEMFPDNKIITNWIRLAREHVPFEGLPARIAWLGHGERTMLARRVNALVASGELKGPVAFSRDHLDAGAMAHPNIMTERMKDGSDAIADWPLIDAMMLCSSMADLVVVHSGGGGYAGYMTSCGVTVVADGTDAADERLDHALTNDTALGVMRYADAGYEEALDEVAKKDVPYIRLD